Genomic DNA from Actinomycetota bacterium:
GGCGTGACGACGCTGATGGTGGGGAGCCCCATCCGGCGAGAATACTATTGTGGTTCCGGGTGCGCATTGGGGCTGCCGGTTCCCTTTGCTACGCTGCCGCCACCGGCTCCGGCACAGGAGAGGGCAGAACGTCGATCGCCGCCAGCTCGTCCGTGTTCATCGTCATACCCGCCTACAACGAGCAGGCGACCCTCGGCCCTGTCCTGGACGAAGTCCTCGCCGCGTGTCCAGGCGCTCAGGTCGTGGTCGTGGACGACGGTTCGGCCGACCAGACCTATGAGGTCGCCTTCTCCAGGCCCGTGCACCTGCTGCGTCACGTGGTCAACCTCGGTCAGGGTGCTGCGTTGAAGACGGGTGTGGACTATGCCCTGAGCAGAGGGGCCAGGGTGGTCGTCACCTTCGACGCGGACGGTCAGATGTCGGCGACGGACATCCCGCTATTGGCTGATCCGGTGCTGGCCGGCCAGTGTGAGGTCGCGCTGGGGACCCGGTTCGCGGGAGTCCGCGCAGAAGGCATGGGCACGATTCGCAGGCTGGTCCTGTGGGCAGCCGTCCGATTCACGAGAATGACGTCCCGGATTCCGGTGACGGATGCACACAACGGCTTTCGCGTCCTGAGCAGGAAGGCCGCCGAACAGATCGAGATCACGCAGAACAGGATGGCCCATGCCTCTGAGATCCTCAATGAGATTGCGAGGCTGAAGCTGCCCTGGATCGAGGTCCCGGTCTTTATTCGGTACACAGAGCACAGCAAGCGAAAGGGACAGTCCTCTCTCGCGGCCGTCGACATCCTGTTCGACCTGTTTTCGAGGCCACGGAGATGACGTGGCTGTGGCTGTTCAAGCTGTTCGCCATAGCCGTTCTCGCCGTGGTGGCCCGATTGTTCCTCTCACAGGCGCGATCGGTGCTCCGGGACCGGCTGATCGTGCTGGCCCTGCTAACCGGGCTCGTGGCGGCGGTCCTGTTCCCGGAGTCGACGTCCTGGGTGGCCACCAAGCTCGGAATCGGCCGGGGGGTCGATCTCGCTTTTTACGTGGCTTTTCTTCTGCTCTTCTTCGTGGTCGCCGCCCTGAACGCCCGGCGAAGGGACCTCGAGCGGTCGGTGACCGTCCTGACAAGGGAGGTCTCCATGCTCAAGGCACGGCCCTCTGAGAGCGGGAACGAGCAACTGTAGCCGTCGGGCAAAAAAAAGGGGAGCCCGCAGGCTCCCCTTTGAACTCTCCCTGATCGCCGCTACAGCCCCTGTGCCTCATGTCGGATGTCGCCGGTGTCGGCCACCACGTGGCCATCGGCGTCCTGGACGAAGACCCTCGTGTTCGCAGCCGCCTTGTCGGCGCCGCCCTCGAGGTCGAGCTCGACGTTGAGTCCGGTCTCGCCGTCAGATCCGGTCGGGTCGGGAACGTTCACCCGCTGTTCGGCCGAAACCGTCGCCTTGCGCTCGTTGGGGTTGACGTTGACTCGCACCGGGCCCCCGGACGGGTCGTCGTTGCCGGGCCGAGCGCCAGAGCCGTCGCCGTCCACGGCCAGGAGTCCGCCGTGTCCGGTTCCGGCTGCTGAGACCACGGCCGCCGGCGCATCCGAAGAACTCGACCTGGCAGGCGTCGCGGCCGTTGCAAGCTGCGTCGCCAGAGCGGCTCCGACGACCACGACCAGCGCTTTGGCCGCGTCGACCGAGGGCAGAAGGTTCCCGCCGATCGAGTCCCAGCCGCGTGCGACGGAGGTCTGCAGGTTCATCGAGCGCTGGCTGAGGCCGGAGCGAACGCGGCGGAAGCCGCGCAGCAGCGCCGGCAGGAAGCCGATTCCACCGAGGCCGAACAGGTCGGCGGGGATGGCCTTGGCGGTGATCTCCTTGCGCAGGCGCCGGCGGGCACGGGCCAGCAGCGACTCCGCCGCGACCTCTGAGATCCCTAGCTGCTCTCCGACGGCCGAGCAGGACATTCCCTTGACCTCGTGAAGGACGAGAGCCTCGCGCTGCCGAGGGTCGAGCTTCTCGAGTGCCAGTCGCACGAGCCGTCCGGTGTCCTCACGCTGGACGTTGCGGATCGGGTCGAATTCGTATGCCGGGCCCTGCTCCATCTGGTCGATGGACACGGACGGCTTCTTGCGGCGGAGGTGGTCGGTGCACAGGTTGGCGGCGATGGTGCCGACCCACCCGCCGAAGTGGCGGGGGCCTCCGAACTCTGAGATGCGCTCAAAGGCCCGAGCAAAAGCCTCCTGCGCGATGTCCTCGGCGAGGTGCGGGTTGCCCAGCTTGCGGATGCAGAACCCGCGGACCTTCGGGAAGTAGTGGGTGTACAGCTCCTCGAAGGCCTGGGAGCTGCCGGAGATGCTCTCGTCGGCCAGAGTGGCCTCGTCGAACTCGACTGTGTTGACGTCGGGTGCGACGGCGGTCGCATCCATCTTCAGTTCGATCTGCGTGTCCATGAACCCCCCGGTTGCCCCAAGTCCGTCGTGGAGGGGAAGGGTCTGCGCCTGGAAAGCCCCGGATGCGTCTTTGGCATCCATCACCAGGTTTGAAGTCCCTGCCACCCGGGTACGACCCTGCGGTCGGGAGGAACGCGCGCTGTGGGAGCCAGTGCCCTCAGCCCTCATGCCCATCGCGTCCCCCGGTCTTTTAAGTCGCACCCAACCTATACAACGGGGTGGGTTCGAATTCCTGTCGCACATTTTCAAACATTTTTTTTCTGCCCGCCTCCCCTTCGGCCGGAGCCGGGGGCACGGACACCTGGAGTCCAAGGACGTTTGCCCAGGTCGCCAGCGCCTTCTCAGGATAGCACCTACCCCCCCGACAGCCAATGGCCCTCTCCTGCGTTGTGAAGATCGAACCCGGGGATCCGGGTGGCGGTGAAGGTGAACTCGAGACGAAAACGCAGGTCACAGGGCTATTCCGTCTCCGGAAGACTGGATGTCTCACCGGGCGGGTGGATCAGAAGGTCACCGGAGGCGGGTCTTGACAAAGGCGGGCGAAAAAGGAGGGGCACGGGAGTAAGGGTCAATGCAGTGGCAGTCGGCAATGTGCAGTACCCACGGAGCGAACGGGGGTTCGCATCCGGCGGGAGCTCCGATCGCTGATGCAGGGGAGCGCGCTCATCGGTAGTTGGGCGTCGCACAGGCGGACTGTGCGGCAGCGAGAAGGAGGAAAGCATCATGGAGTACGCGCTCCCCAGTGCGTGGGGCCAGGGCTCTCGCGGCTTCTGGACCAAGCGTAAGAAGTCGGCCACGAGCCTTCTGGCCGTCATGGCAATGATCGCCGGGATCGCAATCGCGTTCAAGCTGTTCGAGCGCGCCATCCCGAACAACGTGGTTCGCGACGCGTCGGCTTTCAACTACGAGATCCACGTGAAGCGCACCGCCGCCAACTGCAGTGACACCGTCCCGAACGACTCGGGCTGGTGTGTGGCAAGCGGCGTGGACCCGATCTACCGCGCCGGCGTCGACAGCTTCCCTGGCGACGAGCGCCTGGAAGAGGTCAGGATCCGCAACACGAACAAGGCTCCGGCCAAGGACGCCAGCTTCGAGATGTGGGTCAACCAGGCGACGATCGTGATCAACGGCTGTGAGCCGGTGGCGGCGGACGGCACCTGCGGCACCACCCCCGTCATCGCCTCCACGGACCCCCGCTACAACAAGTTCCTCGGTTTCTGGCGGCTGTCGGTGGACAAGGAGACGATCGTTGGTGCACTAAGCGACCCGACGGAGTACAACACTCCGCTGTTCGCCGCCGCGTGCGAGGGCGGATTGAAGGAGCTCACGAGGCAGTCGCCTTGCAAGCTCGGGATGATCCGCTCTTCTGGAACCACCAGCACCACGCCTCCGGGCCACCGCCTGGACCAGCGCCTGTACGACTTCACGATGACTGAAGAGGACACGGGCCTGGACCAGTCGGAGTACAAGGGCTGGACCGTGACATTCGAGCTCGACTTCGCGGCCCGCGTGCCGGCCGAGGCCGAGAGCGGCGGACCGGTCTACCAGCGGTAAGCACCACGGGAGGGAGGAGGTTCCCTCCCTCCCCAAAGGGCCCGGCTGGACCGTGCGCTTTGGAAAGGGAGGGAACCAGCTGTCCGCCCGGTGCCGTAGGGACCGGAGAGAAAACTGGAACCAGCGGTTGTCCGTGCGCAGGAGAAGGGGCCCCCACCGGGCCCCTTCTCCTTTTCTGCTGCGGTCCAGGGTCCTGACTCTCGATGCGTCTGCCCAGGTCAAGTGCGCCGGAGCCGGGCGTCCGAAAAAACTTTGGGGGCCGGGAAGGAATCTGGGGCAGATGACCGAATACATTGATCGAACACACCACCCGCCCGGTGAAGTGCTCATACTGGTTGCGCTCACAGAAGGGTGGTTCGGGTGCGCTCACACGCCGAATACCGCCGGCCACGGCGGCTAAGCAGCAAGCTTCGGCTCGTCGGATCGATCCTGCAGGTCACCGCCATTGC
This window encodes:
- a CDS encoding DUF2304 domain-containing protein, which gives rise to MTWLWLFKLFAIAVLAVVARLFLSQARSVLRDRLIVLALLTGLVAAVLFPESTSWVATKLGIGRGVDLAFYVAFLLLFFVVAALNARRRDLERSVTVLTREVSMLKARPSESGNEQL
- a CDS encoding glycosyltransferase family 2 protein; its protein translation is MRIGAAGSLCYAAATGSGTGEGRTSIAASSSVFIVIPAYNEQATLGPVLDEVLAACPGAQVVVVDDGSADQTYEVAFSRPVHLLRHVVNLGQGAALKTGVDYALSRGARVVVTFDADGQMSATDIPLLADPVLAGQCEVALGTRFAGVRAEGMGTIRRLVLWAAVRFTRMTSRIPVTDAHNGFRVLSRKAAEQIEITQNRMAHASEILNEIARLKLPWIEVPVFIRYTEHSKRKGQSSLAAVDILFDLFSRPRR
- a CDS encoding sigma-70 family RNA polymerase sigma factor; the protein is MDTQIELKMDATAVAPDVNTVEFDEATLADESISGSSQAFEELYTHYFPKVRGFCIRKLGNPHLAEDIAQEAFARAFERISEFGGPRHFGGWVGTIAANLCTDHLRRKKPSVSIDQMEQGPAYEFDPIRNVQREDTGRLVRLALEKLDPRQREALVLHEVKGMSCSAVGEQLGISEVAAESLLARARRRLRKEITAKAIPADLFGLGGIGFLPALLRGFRRVRSGLSQRSMNLQTSVARGWDSIGGNLLPSVDAAKALVVVVGAALATQLATAATPARSSSSDAPAAVVSAAGTGHGGLLAVDGDGSGARPGNDDPSGGPVRVNVNPNERKATVSAEQRVNVPDPTGSDGETGLNVELDLEGGADKAAANTRVFVQDADGHVVADTGDIRHEAQGL